In Antechinus flavipes isolate AdamAnt ecotype Samford, QLD, Australia chromosome 3, AdamAnt_v2, whole genome shotgun sequence, a genomic segment contains:
- the GOLGB1 gene encoding golgin subfamily B member 1 isoform X1 has product MLSRLSGIANTVLQELSGDGTDGDIVGSQNPELTQEPEMELNSGTNEDILERLAHTEQLVIQLKDVIREKDIQLQQKDVILEEERKAADTKMTKLKLQAKARLASLNKRMEEMKAQGGIGSSQEPQSEKQQLPNKCDTPSKEDQMEGFEMLKQKLQEKEELISILQTQLGQVQGDQAAQCNTPPKDDQMEGFEMLKQKLQEKEELINNLQAQLCQVQAEQAAQLSSMQEVVREKDARFESQVRLHEDELLQLVTQKEVETEMQQNLRILHRKLEEQEEALLGRAQVVDLLQQELSVAEQKNQVLSEQLQQLEAEKNTLKTVLERERQESKNLIEKMELEVAERKLSLHSLEEEMRCLLEQLEQEGQIRAELESQCSALKQNHKIAGEEKDSKILCLQKSEKELQFACEALKAQNEKLLQDINHQSFQSAQTIQQLEDELQQKSKEINQFLIEPVLQKSEMASQTSSPDENSQTLKVDLEENIASLQKRVAELEEEKCTLLLGTVELEELKVENERLHSQIILLETQHGSEMTGGEETGQIISDEITKSSTNKSSEESRQEDNLEIIVSQKHKLSVLLLEMKEAQEEIAFLKGQLQITKSNTNLISEVSEQGETKQTEGEGMIHQDTGSSYPLMQSEKCSPIVIDVEGTESAVPQNQSSTSLDVPLVHIANTGMEMESTKKTVKDSLSISQDLILCQQDELKRLEGQVLELESSLQKAKESYEKSLEEKTEEISKLVQLVEDFKKNEEKSKSTLSALCDERDQLLIQVKDLCIITDLKAQIKQLEENLAEAEKQRISDYENKTSRESLLTEQIQSLSTESKSKDLKIETLQKELDEMHLQLSDQSTLIRNLKSELQKKESEMFDLEEHLRNTSNKMEELSQILSQKELERARVDQLLLEKTRVVETLQQAIEEKEQQVTEISVRMSEKIVQLNEEKFSLGVEVKTLKEKLDVLSIPKEDKKEKETDEKEEECSGVKHDQDGKIVSSPLIKNEELQSELNLLKKENDQVKRKLQAALINRKELMKKVTQLEKDLAQVKNESKEETLFCEGDGVAATQQGKDGKAKPEESVIPESRETEIALNQKISEKELELQNLKRDFEEKVAAEKQLQELINEMKQNLQDKINLIDLLKAEITENQRVIQNLTTCNKEAGDGDSATSIKETLISTAGTESGEHWKLDLEDRILNLEQEKEQLQKKLQEVLASRKVTLKKAQEKDRHHREQLKQQKDDYNLLQERFDEQSKENESIRDQLRELEIRVRESTDTVLAVNSNTQELDTPQNLIEPISKTKEEWPSQMTLECKNDLQKEDNSVELLKTQLKELQIQKEELEFRVSSTINDLSQKSEESVVLQEQIKKLLLEAEGLKIATHEAETEVINLKLELESSQMEITRLEHFRELQPELDELKSLMNQKNEEVDVLHVQVREKDDILVKVQTEIVEQEDLIKALHVQLEMQAKEHEEKIKQLQMELSEIQRKPEEVEEEAKSKQQIQRKLQAALISRKETLKESKCLKEELSLAKNNIETLTKTLADAESQVSAHCKEKDVLLDKLTVLQEEKERLIAEVDKSLLESQNLSSSCESLKLALEGLTEDKEKLMKEIESLKCTQIAENTEWQEKHKELQKEYEILLQSYENVSNEAGRIQHVVETVRQEKQELYGKLKNTEAKKKDIEKQLQEAEQEMEEMKEKMRKFAKSKQQKILELEEENDRLRAEIHLVGSESKEPVEVLHSSPSMKEELEDTKLKYESLSKEFETLMAEKNSLSEEIQNLKQQLKETESKLGKSIENLKKHEIQMDNIEVTQQAVSVSVPVPDEIEKQVSLRTNASSNYSAPIPVESSAMTDTSANEGISSHDEINTYIQQIDQLTERIKELEEEKIREEKDCSLDDNKDVLLNQLEAKDDELKTLHEEVTKINLLNEKIQEDLAKVTKLKEIVEVEKDDLEERLMNQLAELNGSIGNYQQDVTDAQMKNELLESEIQNLQKCVSELEEEKRQAVKEKNIIESEIRKEYLEKLQSAQKGGHGNKTHTKELQELLKEKQQEVKQLQKDCIRYQEKISGLERTVKALEFVQNESQKELEMVKENLAQVEEDRKKVQAELDYCKVLLDDTQSEAARVLADSLKVKKELQSNKELVKSQMKQKDEDLERKLEQVEDKHMKEVKNMQEKLDALHREKVHLEETFGEVQVTLNKKDQEVKQLQENLNSTLAQLAAFTKSMSSLQDDRDRVIDEAKKWEKKFSDAIQTKEEEIRAKEENCSILKDHLRQMSIHMEELQINISRLEHDRQTWESKAQTEVQFQQKVSENLQGENKGLMSQLEESKQMYSNSQNELAKLDAEVKSLRDQLTEANSSLAKCKEAKEKLEGIAKQQETDFQNCKFNCEQLEADLQASRDLTGKLHEEINTKDQKIITLLSAKEEAVLLAISELQQQHNKEIKDLESHLTQKEEEKAALEDEKKKAVDKTNQLMETMKTIKKDSKQQKAQLDSFTKSMSSLQDDRDRILGDYRQLEERHLSVILEKDQLIQEAAAENNKLKEEIRCLRGQMDDLNSENAKLTAEQYQRITKDYQQRQLLEIRLQRSQELENEKIKLERKLKESEGLREELRKSSDALEEEKQTLTKEIESLRTSVSQLKCQMTALQEGGSLGEFQAQLKGGEEEVHRLGITLSLSQKKVTELEEELARVQKEAAKQVGEIEEKLKKELKHLRHDAGIMRNETETAEERVAELARDLVEMEQRLLKVTEENKDLKAQIQAFGKSMGSLQDSRDHANEELQELKKMHTASLEEQQRLTDTLQEELTKLREDQILLSRERDELVSKVASLESCVEDDNSLSQLEKLNQQLRSKDDELFHLSSQLESSSNQIQSFSKAMASLQAERDHLLSELDKMRKSEEGKQCSSPQHFTSPSEMSLKKAMNSLQNDRDRLLKELKNLQQQYLQINQENTELRPLKVQLQEYQEQTNKYLSVQEQLKQENLSCQQELQHLRKEKNTWEVQEKQVREQYLMALSDKEQQLNHLQNLVQELRSASSQPSVLSEQYQKQASPKAAISPESTRALDSEIGLLKAQLNDSLKEVHQKELRIQQLNSKLSQIFEEKSSLSIQLRGSSQSLRESHQRYNDLLNHCTGLKRQIQEMQPLSKETGTLTTDAAPGAPQEKNEPHRESDPMELRELQLRFSEAQQEQCNTRQEVSHLKKLLEEERDHRLAAEEALSAAQEEIRRLELNEWTPAQNSSISDCGIHEQAILIEPVNSSFRRTRSNVGWRRILRSLCYSRTRVPLLAAVYILMLHVLVLLCFTGHL; this is encoded by the exons ATGCTGAGCCGTTTGTCAGGAATAGCAAACACTGTTCTGCAGGAGTTATCAGGGGATGGCACTGATGGTGATATAGTGGGGTCTCAAAATCCA GAACTAACACAAGAACCTGAGATGGAGCTTAATAGTGGAACAAATGAGGATATTCTGGAGCGATTGGCCCACACAGAGCAGCTGGTGATACAACTGAAGGATGTTATTCGAGAGAAAGATATTCAGTTACAGCAAAAAGATGTTATTTTAGag GAGGAAAGAAAAGCTGCAGACACAAAAATGACGAAATTGAAGCTTCAAGCCAAAGCTCGATTAGCCTCCCTGAATAAACGTATGGAAGAAATGAAGGCACAAGGAGGAATTGGGTCATCCCAAGAACCTCAGTCAGAGAAACAGCAGCTCCCTAACAAG TGTGACACACCTTCTAAAGAAGATCAGATGGAAGGATTTGAAATGCTGAAACAAAAACTCCAGGAGAAGGAAGAGTTAATTAGCATCCTGCAAACTCAACTCGGTCAAGTTCAAGGAGACCAAGCAGCACAG TGTAACACACCTCCTAAAGATGATCAGATGGAAGGATTTGAAATGCTGAAACAAAAACTCCAGGAGAAGGAAGAACTAATTAATAACCTACAAGCCCAACTCTGTCAAGTGCAAGCAGAACAAGCAGCACAG TTGAGTTCCATGCAGGAGGTGGTCCGGGAGAAGGATGCACGTTTTGAGTCACAAGTTCGTCTTCATGAAGATGAACTTCTTCAATTAGTAACACAGAAAGAGGTGGAGACAGAGATGCAACAG aaTCTAAGAATTCTGCACAGGAAGCTAGAGGAACAGGAAGAGGCCTTATTAGGACGTGCTCAGGTGGTAGATTTACTACAGCAGGAACTATCTGTTGCAGAACAGAAAAATCAG GTTCTCTCTGAACAGTTGCAGCAGTTAGAAGCTGAGAAAAATACGTTAAAGACTGTACTGGAAAGAGAGAGGCAGGAATCCAAGAATCTTATTGAAAAAATGGAGCTGGAAGTGgcagaaagaaaactatctttacacagtCTAGAAGAAGAAATGCGTTGCCTTTTGGAGCAGTTAGAACAGGAAGGCCAAATCCGGGCTGAATTAGAGTCTCAGTGTAGTGCTCTGAAGCAAAATCATAAAAtagcaggagaagaaaaagactctaaaatttTGTGTCTTCAGAAGAGTGAAAAAGAACTACAGTTTGCTTGTGAGGCCTTAAAGGCTCAAAATGAAAAGCTACTTCAGGATATCAATCATCAGTCATTTCAATCTGCCCAGACTATTCAACAGCTAGAAG atgaacTCCAGcaaaaatccaaagaaattaaCCAATTTCTGATTGAACCAGTGTTGCAGAAATCAGAAATGGCCTCTCAGACTTCCAGCCCAGATGAGAATAGCCAGACTCTCAAG GTAGACTTAGAAGAGAACATTGCCTCTTTGCAGAAAAGAGTAGCAGAActagaagaggaaaaatgtacCTTGCTTCTTGGTACTGTGGAACTGGAGGAGCTGAAAGTTGAGAATG AAAGACTACACTCTCAGATTATTCTTCTAGAGACTCAGCATGGATCTGAGATGACTGGTGGAGAAGAGACAGGACAG ATCATCAGTGATGAAATCACCAAAAGCAGTACCAACAAATCTTCTGAGGAAAGTAGACAAGAAGACAACTTGGAGATTATTGTTTCACAGAAACATAAGTTGTCAGTTTTATTGTTGGAAATGAAAGAAGCCCAAGAGGAAATTGCATTCCTTAAAGGGCAACTCCAGATCACAAAGTCCAATACCAATTTGATTTCAGAAGTATCTGAACAGGGGGAAACCAAGCAGACAGAAGGTGAAGGAATGATTCATCAAGACACAGGATCAAGCTATCCtttaatgcaaagtgaaaaatGTAGTCCTATTGTAATTGATGTGGAAGGTACAGAAAGTGCTGTGCCTCAGAATCAGAGCAGCACCTCACTGGATGTACCTTTAGTTCACATTGCCAACACTGGAATGGAAATGGAGTCAACAAAAAAGACTGTAAAAGACTCTCTTTCTATATCTCAAGATCTTATTTTGTGTCAGCAAGATGAATTGAAAAGATTAGAAGGACAAGTATTGGAACTAGAGTCAAGTCTTCAGAAAGCAAAGGAGTCATATGAGAAAAGTTTggaggaaaaaactgaggaaatCAGTAAGCTAGTCCAGCTAGTAGAGGactttaagaaaaatgaagaaaagagtaAAAGTACACTTAGTGCTCTGTGTGATGAGAGAGATCAACTTTTGATTCAGGTAAAAGATCTTTGCATCATTACAGATTTAAAAGCACAAATAAAGCAACTTGAAGAGAACCTTGCAGaggcagaaaaacaaagaatatctGACTATGAAAATAAAACCAGCCGTGAAAGCCTCCTAACTGAACAAATTCAGAGTCTTAGCACAGAATCAAAATCAAAGGATTTGAAAATTGAAACTTTGCAGAAGGAATTAGATGAAATGCATCTCCAGCTTTCTGACCAAAGCACACTAATCAGAAACCTCAAAAGTGAACTGCAAAAGAAAGAAAGCGAAATGTTTGATTTGGAGGAACATTTAAGGAATACCTCAAACAAGATGGAAGAGCTTTCCCAGATTCTCTCCCAAAAGGAACTTGAAAGAGCAAGAGTAGATCAACTTTTGTTAGAGAAAACAAGGGTTGTAGAGACCCTTCAACAAGCTATTGAAGAGAAGGAGCAACAGGTGACTGAGATCAGTGTACGTATGTCTGAGAAAATAGTCCAGCTCAATGAAGAAAAGTTTTCTCTTGGGGTTGAAGTCAAAACACTCAAAGAAAAGCTTGATGTACTGTCCATTCctaaagaagacaaaaaggagaaggaaacagacgagaaagaggaagaatgttCAGGTGTAAAACATGATCAGGATGGTAAAATAGTTTCATCTCCACTAATAAAGAATGAAGAACTTCAGAGTGAATTGAatcttttgaagaaagaaaatgaccaagTGAAGAGAAAACTGCAGGCTGCTCTTATTAACCGGAAGGAACTAATGAAGAAAGTCACTCAGCTAGAGAAAGATTTGGCACAGGTGAAAAATGAGTCTAAGGAAGAGACCCTATTCTGTGAGGGAGATGGGGTGGCAGCAACTCAGCAAGGTAAAGATGGTAAAGCAAAGCCAGAAGAATCTGTTATTCCAGAAAGTAGGGAAACTGAAATAGCTTTAAATCAGAAGATATCCGAGAAGGAACTAGaactacaaaatttaaaaagagattttgaagaaaaggtGGCAGCTGAAAAACAGCTACAGGAACTGATCAATGAGATGAAACAGAACTTGCAAGATAAGATAAATCTCATAGATTTGCTTAAAGCTGAAATAACTGAAAACCAGAGAGTCATCCAAAACTTAACCACTTGTAACAAGGAGGCTGGAGATGGAGATTCAGCAACATCTATAAAAGAGACACTAATTAGTACAGCTGGAACAGAAAGTGGAGAACACTGGAAACTAGATTTAGAAGACAGAATTTTGAATCTTGAGCAAGAAAAGGAACAACTCCAAAAGAAATTACAAGAAGTGCTAGCTTCCCGCAAGGTGACTTTAAAAAAAGCACAGGAGAAAGACAGACACCACAGGGAACAGCTAAAACAACAGAAAGATGATTATAATCTCTTACAGGAACGTTTTGATGAACAGAGCAAAGAAAATGAGAGCATACGAGACCAGCTACGTGAACTCGAAATACGAGTAAGAGAGTCTACAGACACTGTCTTAGCTGTGAATAGTAACACACAGGAATTAGATACACCTCAGAATTTGATTGAACCTATATCCAAAACCAAAGAAGAGTGGCCCTCACAAATGACTTTGGAATGTAAAAATGACCTACAGAAAGAAGATAATTCAGTAGAATTGCTTAAAACTCAACTGAAAGAGCTACAGATTCAGAAAGAAGAGCTGGAATTCAGAGTGAGTTCTACCATAAATGACCTTTCTCAAAAATCAGAAGAATCAGTTGTATTACAAGAACAGATAAAAAAGCTGCTTTTAGAGGCAGAAGGTCTTAAAATAGCCACTCATGAAGCTGAAACTGAGGTAATCAATCTGAAACTAGAATTGGAAAGTAGTCAAATGGAAATCACAAGATTAGAACATTTCAGGGAATTACAGCCTGAACTAGATGAATTGAAAAGTCTCATgaaccaaaaaaatgaagaagttgatgTTCTTCATGTGCAAGTTAGAGAAAAAGATGATATCCTTGTTAAAGTACAGACAGAGATTGTAGAGCAAGAGGACTTGATTAAGGCTTTGCATGTGCAGTTGGAAATGCAAGCCAAAGagcatgaagaaaaaattaaacagttgCAGATGGAGCTTTCTGAAATTCAACGAAAACCAGAGGAGGTGGAAGAAGAAGCTAAATCTAAGCAGCAAATTCAGAGAAAACTCCAAGCTGCACTTATTTCCAGAAAAGAGACCTTGAAAGAAAGTAAATGTCTTAAAGAAGAGTTGTCCTTAgccaaaaataatattgaaactCTCACAAAAACTCTGGCAGATGCAGAGAGCCAAGTTTCTGCTCACTGTAAAGAAAAGGATGTATTATTAGACAAATTGACTGTTCttcaggaagagaaagagagacttaTTGCAGAAGTGGACAAATCTTTATTAGAAAGTCAAAATCTCAGTAGTTCTTGTGAAAGTTTGAAGCTAGCTTTAGAAGGTCTTACTGAAGATAAGGAGAAACTAATGAAGGAAATTGAATCTTTGAAATGTACCCAGATTGCTGAAAACACTGAGTGGCAGGAAAAGCACAAAGAACTGCAAAAAGAGTATGAAATTCTTCTTCAGTCTTATGAGAATGTCAGTAATGAGGCAGGACGTATTCAACATGTTGTAGAAACTGTAAGACAAGAGAAACAAGAACTGTATGGTAAATTAAAAAAcacagaagcaaagaagaaagacatAGAAAAGCAACTTCAGGAAGCAGAGcaggaaatggaagaaatgaaagagaagatgaggaaatttgCAAAATCCAAACAGCAGAAAATTCTTGAGCTAGAAGAGGAGAATGACCGTCTTAGAGCAGAAATCCACTTGGTAGGCAGTGAATCCAAAGAACCTGTAGAAGTGCTTCATTCCAGCCCTAGTATGAAGGAGGAACTAGAGGATACTAAGTTAAAGTATGAATCTCTTTCTAAGGAGTTTGAAACATTAATGGCGGAGAAGAACTCTTTAAGTGAAGAGATTCAGAATTTAAAGCAGCAGTTGAAAGAAACAGAATCCAAATTGGGCAAGAGTATAGAAAATCTTAAGAAGCATGAGATCCAAATGGATAATATAGAAGTGACACAGCAagctgtgtctgtgtctgtaccTGTACCAGATGAGATTGAAAAACAAGTCTCTCTGAGGACAAATGCAAGTTCAAACTATTCAGCACCCATCCCAGTGGAGAGCAGTGCCATGACAGATACCAGTGCAAATGAAGGGATAAGTTCACATGATGAAattaatacatacatacagcAAATTGATCAGCTCacagaaagaattaaagaattagaggAGGAGAAGATCAGGGAAGAAAAAGATTGTTCTTTAGACGACAATAAAGATGTCTTACTGAACCAATTAGAAGCAAAGGATGATGAACTGAAAACTCTTCATGAAGAAGTTACCAAAATAAACCtgttaaatgagaaaattcaagAGGATCTTGCTAAAGTCACCAAGTTGAAGGAAATAGTGGAAGTAGAGAAGGATGATCTGGAAGAGAGACTTATGAATCAGTTAGCTGAACTTAATGGAAGCATTGGAAATTATCAGCAAGATGTCACAGATgcccaaatgaaaaatgaattattgGAATCTGAGATTCAGAATCTTCAGAAATGTGTGAGTGAACTGGAAGAGGAAAAGCGGCAGgcagttaaagaaaaaaacataattgaATCAGAAATCCGAAAGGAATACTTGGAGAAACTACAGAGTGCTCAAAAAGGAGGACATGGCAATAAAACTCATACAAAAGAGCTTCAGGAATTATTGAAAGAGAAGCAACAAGAGGTAAAGCAGTTGCAGAAAGATTGCATCAGGTATCAAGAGAAGATAAGTGGTCTAGAGAGAACTGTAAAAGCTCTGGAATTTGTACAAAATGaatcacagaaagaattggagatGGTCAAAGAAAATTTAGCCCAAGTTGAAGAAGATCGTAAGAAAGTCCAGGCAGAGCTAGACTATTGCAAAGTATTATTGGATGACACTCAGAGTGAAGCAGCAAGGGTCCTAGCAGACAGTCTCAAGGTGAAAAAGGAGCTTCAATCAAATAAAGAGCTTGTTAAAAGCCAGATGAAACAAAAGGATGAAGATCTTGAAAGAAAACTGGAACAAGTAGAAGATAAGCATATGAAGGAGGTCAAGAATATGCAAGAAAAGCTGGATGCTTTACATAGAGAAAAGGTCCATTTGGAAGAGACTTTTGGAGAAGTTCAGGTCACCTTGAACAAAAAAGACCAAGAAGTCAAGCAACTTCAGGAAAACCTCAACAGCACTTTGGCCCAGCTTGCGGCCTTCACCAAAAGCATGTCTTCTCTCCAGGATGACCGGGATCGAGTGATAGATGAGgctaaaaaatgggaaaaaaaattcagtgatgCTATTcaaacaaaggaagaagaaatccgGGCTAAGGAAGAGAATTGTAGCATTTTAAAAGACCATCTAAGACAAATGTCTATCCACATGGAGGAATTGCAAATTAATATATCCAG acTTGAGCATGACAGACAGACCTGGGAGTCCAAAGCCCAAACAGAGGTCCAGTTTCAACAGAAGGTCTCTGAAAACCTtcagggagaaaataaaggactCATGTCTCAGTTGGAAGAATCTAAACAGATGTATTCTAATTCTCAGAATGAATTAGCTAAATTGGATGCAGAAGTTAAGTCTCTGAGAGACCAGTTGACTGAAGCAAATAGTTCTTTAGCAAAGTGTAAAGAAGCCAAGGAAAAATTAGAGGGAATTGCAAAGCAACAGGAGACTGACTTTCAGAATTGCAAGTTCAACTGTGAGCAGTTAGAGGCTGATCTGCAAGCCTCTAGAGATCTGACTGGCAAACTGCATGAAGAAATTAACACTAAAGATCAAAAAATTATCACTCTCCTTTCTGCTAAAGAGGAGGCAGTCTTGTTAGCTATATCTGAATTGCAACAACAacataacaaagaaattaaagatttggAAAGTCACCTGACccaaaaagaagaggagaaagctGCCttagaagatgagaaaaaaaaagctgtagaCAAAACCAATCAGCTTATGGAAACAATGAAAACTATCAAAAAAGACAGCAAACAGCAGAAGGCTCAGTTGGATTCTTTTACTAAATCCATGTCTTCTCTCCAGGATGACCGAGATCGAATTCTAGGAGACTACCGACAGCTTGAAGAGCGGCATCTCTCAGTGATCTTGGAGAAAGACCAGCTCATCCAAGAGGCTGCTGCTGAGAACAATAAGCTAAAGGAAGAGATTCGATGCCTTCGGGGCCAGATGGATGATCTCAATTCTGAAAATGCCAAGTTAACTGCAGAACAGTACCAGAGGATAACAAAGGACTATCAACAAAGACAGCTCCTTGAAATTAGGCTTCAGCGGAGTCAGgaactagaaaatgaaaagatcaagTTAGAAAGAAAGCTAAAAGAGTCTGAAGGATTACGGGAAGAGCTAAGAAAATCTTCTGATGCCCTCGAGGAGGAAAAGCAAACCTTGACTAAGGAAATTGAGAGCTTGAGAACTTCTGTTTCACAGCTGAAGTGCCAAATGACAGCTTTGCAAGAAGGAGGGTCTTTAGGAGAGTTTCAGGCACAGTTGAAAGGTGGGGAAGAAGAGGTGCACAGATTAGGTAttaccctttctctctctcagaagAAAGTCACAGAGCTAGAGGAAGAATTAGCACGTGTACAAAAGGAGGCTGCTAAGCAGGtgggagaaattgaagaaaagcTTAAAAAGGAATTGAAGCATCTTCGTCATGATGCAGGGATAATGCGCAATGAAACTGAAACAGCCGAAGAGAGGGTAGCCGAGCTGGCAAGAGATTTGGTGGAGATGGAACAAAGGCTACTCAAggttactgaagaaaataaagaccTTAAAGCTCAAATTCAGGCTTTTGGAAAGTCTATGGGTTCTTTGCAAGATAGTCGAGACCATGCTAATGAAGAGTTACAGGAACTAAAAAAGATGCACACTGCCAGCCTTGAGGAGCAACAGCGTCTTACAGATACTTTGCAGGAAGAGCTGACTAAACTGAGAGAAGATCAGATTCTGTTGAGTAGAGAGAGAGATGAACTTGTTTCTAAAGTGGCTTCTCTGGAGAGCTGTGTTGAAGATGATAACTCGCTATCTCAACTTGAGAAGCTTAACCAACAGCTCAGATCTAAGGATGATGAATTATTTCACTTGTCCTCACAGTTGGAGAGTTCCTCTAATCAAATACAGTCCTTTTCCAAGGCCATGGCCAGTTTACAGGCTGAAAGAGATCATCTCTTAAGTGAAttagacaaaatgagaaaatcagaAGAAGGGAAACAGTGTTCATCACCCCAACACTTTACCAGTCCATCTGAAATGTCCTTAAAGAAAGCAATGAATTCACTACAAAATGACAGAGATAGATTG CTGAAAGAGTTAAAGAATCTACAACAGCAGTACCTTCAGATTaaccaagaaaacactgaacTCCGTCCACTGAAGGTTCAACTTCAGGAGTATCAGGAACAGACAAACAAGTATCTGTCTGTCCAGGAACAACTAAAACAGGAAAACCTCTCTTGTCAACAGGAGCTACAACACCTcag AAAGGAGAAGAATACTTGGGAAGTCCAAGAAAAGCAGGTTAGAGAGCAGTATCTGATGGCCCTCTCTGACAAGGAGCAGCAACTGAACCATCTGCAGAATCTGGTGCAAGAGCTGAGGTCTGCATCTAGCCAGCCTTCTGTTCTCTCAGAGCAGTACCAAAAACAG GCATCCCCAAAAGCAGCAATTTCCCCAGAGTCAACCCGGGCCCTGGATTCTGAGATTGGGCTTCTCAAAGCCCAGCTTAACGACAGCTTGAAAGAAGTTCATCAGAAGGAGTTGAGAATCCAACAACTGAACAGCAAG CTCTCTCAAATCTTTGAAGAGAAAAGTTCCCTTTCCATTCAGCTGCGTGGTAGCAGTCAGAGTCTTCGTGAAAGCCATCAGCGCTATAATGACCTTCTGAATCATTGCACAGGCTTAAAGAGACAGATTCAAGAGATGCAGCCCCTAAGCAAAGAAACG